From Leptospira fainei serovar Hurstbridge str. BUT 6, the proteins below share one genomic window:
- a CDS encoding SPFH domain-containing protein, producing the protein MELSGFKYAFTGIFWFAFTLYLAYKIYRSIRIVSAQECIIVERLGRYNRTLHAGFHILIPFIDEDSYYHTLKEQAIDVPPQTCITKDNVKVEMDGILYLRVLDPQRASYGIDDYRFAVTQLVQTTMRAIIGTMDMDTTFETREVINSKILEVLDQAAEPWGVRVNRYEIVNITPPKSIIEAMEREKKAQITKKAQISLSEGDRDSRINRSLGVKEEAINKSEGEKQKRINEAEGLATEIESIAEATAKGITLLASSIKTTGGKEAVKLRIAQRFIKEIEKLGQEGTDLVLPLNLSNFKSVMKAVLGGESKA; encoded by the coding sequence ATGGAATTAAGTGGCTTTAAATACGCGTTTACGGGAATTTTTTGGTTCGCGTTTACTCTTTATCTTGCATATAAAATATATCGATCCATTCGCATCGTCTCCGCTCAAGAATGCATTATCGTAGAAAGATTAGGTCGATATAATAGAACCCTTCATGCGGGATTTCATATTCTGATTCCGTTCATAGACGAGGATTCATACTATCATACTCTGAAGGAGCAGGCCATCGATGTTCCTCCTCAAACCTGTATCACCAAAGATAACGTTAAGGTCGAGATGGATGGAATTCTTTATTTAAGAGTCCTGGATCCTCAAAGGGCCAGCTATGGAATCGACGATTACCGATTTGCCGTTACGCAACTCGTACAAACGACAATGCGCGCGATTATCGGTACCATGGATATGGATACAACGTTCGAGACCCGCGAAGTGATTAACAGTAAAATCTTAGAAGTCTTAGATCAAGCGGCCGAACCTTGGGGAGTGCGAGTCAATCGATATGAAATCGTGAACATTACCCCCCCGAAATCAATTATAGAAGCGATGGAAAGGGAGAAAAAAGCTCAGATCACTAAGAAGGCGCAAATCTCCCTGTCGGAAGGCGATCGTGATTCTAGGATCAATCGATCTCTGGGCGTGAAAGAGGAAGCGATCAACAAATCCGAAGGAGAAAAGCAGAAACGCATTAACGAAGCGGAAGGCTTAGCTACGGAAATCGAATCGATAGCGGAAGCTACTGCAAAAGGTATTACTCTCTTAGCATCCTCGATCAAGACTACCGGTGGAAAAGAAGCCGTAAAGTTGAGAATTGCTCAACGATTTATTAAAGAGATAGAGAAATTAGGACAAGAAGGAACTGATCTCGTTCTGCCATTAAACCTTTCCAATTTCAAATCGGTAATGAAAGCGGTCTTAGGCGGAGAATCCAAAGCATAG
- a CDS encoding peptidylprolyl isomerase gives MNRLLILSLLSFIVIGACKNNPYSEQKYRPEPYTLMQVTVHRLDQNYLGLPDKPGIYAVIQTTQGDLVAELFDKDAPKTVQNFIDLAQGEKEFTARNGQKQKKPFYDGLTFHRVIEGFMVQGGCPNGDGTGGPGYRFEDEINAKSLGLDKQRVGQVPYYTGQLQRVVIQEMGIKSMREFEDKKEEFEKNFEQAKNLSVMEVLYRLGYRYNEVVNSHRAIKGALAMANAGPNTNGSQFFINQVDTPHLDGLHTVFGQIVRGAEVVDKIVASGNSKSIIRRILIVDRRTVNP, from the coding sequence ATGAATCGTCTCTTAATACTATCGTTACTAAGCTTCATCGTAATCGGAGCCTGCAAAAATAATCCGTATTCGGAGCAGAAATATCGACCGGAGCCGTATACTTTAATGCAGGTAACGGTTCATCGCTTAGACCAAAACTATCTGGGACTTCCCGACAAACCCGGGATTTATGCGGTGATACAAACGACTCAGGGCGATTTAGTCGCCGAACTTTTCGACAAGGACGCTCCTAAGACGGTGCAAAACTTTATCGATTTGGCCCAGGGTGAAAAAGAATTTACGGCCAGAAACGGTCAGAAGCAAAAGAAACCGTTTTACGACGGACTTACGTTTCATCGAGTGATCGAAGGTTTTATGGTTCAGGGCGGATGTCCCAACGGAGACGGAACCGGAGGGCCGGGTTACAGATTTGAAGATGAAATCAATGCAAAATCTCTAGGTTTGGATAAACAGAGAGTCGGGCAGGTTCCATATTATACCGGGCAGTTACAAAGAGTCGTAATTCAGGAAATGGGGATCAAGAGCATGAGGGAATTCGAAGACAAGAAGGAAGAGTTTGAAAAGAACTTCGAGCAGGCTAAGAATCTCTCAGTCATGGAAGTGCTGTATCGTCTCGGCTATCGGTACAATGAGGTCGTAAATAGCCATCGAGCCATTAAAGGAGCGCTTGCGATGGCAAACGCGGGACCGAACACAAACGGTTCTCAATTTTTCATCAATCAGGTCGACACGCCGCACCTAGATGGCCTGCATACGGTTTTTGGTCAGATCGTTCGAGGAGCCGAGGTTGTGGATAAAATCGTGGCTTCCGGGAACTCAAAATCCATCATTCGGCGTATCTTGATCGTCGACAGGAGAACTGTGAATCCATGA
- a CDS encoding SPFH domain-containing protein, whose product MFYFTLIFIAVIYIVRKTFIIVPQNYSFLVERLGVFRGALPAGFHFLIPLIDQVRYRQNLKEIAMDIPPQTCITKDNVSILVDGILYLKLVDPYKASYEIENFQNATVQLAQTTLRSEIGKLVLDHTFSERDDINANVVRALDEATDPWGIKVTRYEIKNISPPKEILHEMEEQVKAERVKRAEITISEGEKLGRINRSMGERQEAINLSEGEKIKKVNEAEGKAQEIELIATAKAKGIQLIANAIGKDGGPEAVNLQITEDYLTGLGEILQKAKTTVLPTEIAGVVSFFEGVSKVTNKLPNIAEIKE is encoded by the coding sequence ATGTTTTACTTTACCTTAATTTTTATCGCGGTCATCTATATAGTCCGAAAAACGTTTATCATCGTTCCTCAGAACTATAGTTTTTTAGTGGAAAGATTGGGAGTATTTCGGGGAGCTCTTCCTGCCGGATTTCATTTTCTAATTCCACTTATCGACCAGGTTCGATACCGGCAGAATTTAAAAGAGATCGCCATGGATATCCCTCCTCAAACTTGCATTACCAAAGATAACGTTTCCATTCTCGTGGATGGAATCTTATATCTTAAGCTAGTCGATCCTTATAAAGCCTCGTACGAAATCGAAAATTTTCAAAATGCGACAGTCCAATTGGCTCAGACCACTCTCCGTTCCGAAATAGGAAAACTGGTTTTAGATCATACCTTTTCGGAGCGCGACGATATCAATGCAAACGTCGTCCGGGCTTTGGACGAAGCCACCGATCCGTGGGGAATCAAGGTGACTCGATATGAAATTAAAAATATTTCTCCCCCAAAAGAAATTTTGCATGAAATGGAGGAACAGGTAAAAGCGGAACGAGTTAAACGGGCCGAAATCACAATTTCCGAAGGGGAAAAATTAGGCCGTATCAACCGGTCTATGGGAGAGCGCCAAGAAGCGATCAATCTTTCCGAAGGCGAGAAAATTAAGAAAGTAAACGAGGCCGAAGGAAAGGCTCAAGAAATAGAACTAATCGCGACTGCAAAGGCGAAAGGAATCCAGCTAATCGCGAACGCCATCGGAAAAGACGGCGGTCCGGAAGCCGTCAATTTACAAATTACCGAAGATTATCTCACCGGGTTAGGTGAGATCCTGCAAAAGGCCAAAACGACCGTTCTGCCTACCGAGATAGCGGGTGTAGTAAGCTTTTTTGAAGGCGTCTCCAAAGTGACGAACAAATTACCGAACATCGCCGAGATCAAGGAGTAA
- the argH gene encoding argininosuccinate lyase, giving the protein MQDKANQKGKLWGGRFKEKASSIMERIGESISFDQKLFKEDLQGSRAHAKMLEKIGILTSKELEAIVDGLGIIEAEIESGSFEFRTDLEDIHMHVENRLTELKGEVGKKLHTARSRNDQVAQDVRLYIRGRIQDIQAGLDSLLEALYTLAEANVGTIIPGYTHLQVAQPIRASQFILAYFWMFKRDRDFFQFVRSTNDELVLGSGAMAGVNYSNDREFLAAELELSKISPNSMDAVSGRDHLLQFLFASTQCMIHASRFCEDLILYASQEFGLIKLPDALTTGSSIMPQKKNPDIAELIRGKAARVIGNLNHMVVLLKGLPLTYNRDLQEDKLPLFDTVDTLLISLEGLEAMVREMKFRPERGERSLKEGFATATDLADFLVGEKGVPFRTAHELVGKLVSECSERGETLFTISEDIRTSISSYFKGEEYSNAVSLELSADKKNSYGGTAKARQIEQLKIALDCLKSLPRMEK; this is encoded by the coding sequence GTGCAAGATAAAGCAAATCAGAAAGGAAAACTTTGGGGAGGCAGATTTAAAGAGAAAGCCTCTTCCATTATGGAGCGGATCGGTGAATCCATTTCTTTCGATCAAAAATTATTTAAGGAAGACCTGCAGGGAAGTCGCGCTCATGCAAAGATGCTGGAAAAGATCGGCATCTTAACCTCTAAGGAATTGGAAGCGATTGTAGACGGACTCGGTATCATCGAAGCGGAAATAGAATCCGGCTCGTTCGAATTTCGCACGGATTTAGAAGACATCCATATGCATGTGGAAAATCGTCTGACCGAGCTAAAGGGAGAGGTCGGCAAAAAACTTCATACTGCCAGATCTCGAAACGATCAGGTCGCTCAAGACGTAAGACTTTATATTCGCGGTCGGATTCAGGATATCCAAGCGGGATTAGATTCTTTATTAGAGGCACTTTATACTTTAGCCGAGGCGAACGTAGGCACGATTATCCCTGGATACACGCATCTGCAAGTTGCACAACCGATTCGGGCCTCCCAATTTATCCTGGCGTATTTTTGGATGTTTAAACGAGATCGTGATTTTTTCCAGTTCGTTCGATCCACGAATGACGAATTGGTTTTAGGTTCCGGAGCTATGGCTGGGGTAAATTATTCCAACGATCGAGAATTTTTGGCAGCCGAATTGGAACTGTCAAAAATTTCTCCGAACTCGATGGATGCGGTTAGCGGTAGAGATCATCTTTTACAATTTTTGTTTGCAAGCACTCAATGCATGATTCACGCTTCTCGGTTTTGTGAGGACTTAATTCTTTATGCTTCTCAAGAATTCGGTTTGATAAAGCTACCCGACGCGTTAACTACGGGCTCGTCCATTATGCCTCAGAAAAAGAATCCGGATATCGCAGAATTGATACGAGGGAAGGCAGCAAGAGTCATCGGAAATTTAAATCATATGGTTGTACTCTTAAAAGGTCTACCGCTCACATACAATCGGGATTTACAGGAAGATAAGCTACCTTTGTTCGATACCGTGGACACTCTCTTGATCAGTCTGGAAGGATTAGAAGCCATGGTTCGGGAAATGAAGTTTCGCCCGGAGAGAGGGGAACGTTCCTTGAAAGAGGGTTTTGCAACTGCGACGGATTTGGCAGATTTTCTTGTAGGAGAGAAAGGCGTGCCATTTCGGACGGCTCATGAACTTGTCGGAAAACTCGTATCGGAATGCAGTGAAAGAGGGGAGACCCTTTTTACGATTTCGGAAGATATTCGGACCTCGATTTCTTCTTACTTTAAAGGGGAAGAATATTCTAATGCCGTTTCTTTGGAATTATCGGCAGATAAAAAGAACAGTTACGGTGGGACAGCTAAGGCTCGTCAAATCGAGCAGTTAAAAATTGCACTGGATTGCTTAAAATCTTTACCAAGGATGGAAAAATGA
- a CDS encoding heme-binding domain-containing protein, protein MKRIAIRLGIGLSVLFLGLQFVPVEFPSGKNAKEIQTEESVKKIFRRSCYDCHSDLVKWPWYSRIFPVSLYLIRHVDEGKDELNFSEWEDLKPSEKADLAEKILEEIEEGEMPLWDYKILHPEAKLDQEDMETVRDWLQTYAEK, encoded by the coding sequence ATGAAAAGAATCGCGATTCGCCTCGGAATCGGACTATCGGTCCTGTTTCTGGGATTACAGTTCGTCCCAGTAGAATTCCCGTCAGGGAAGAATGCTAAGGAAATCCAAACGGAAGAAAGCGTCAAAAAGATTTTTCGCAGATCCTGCTACGATTGCCATTCGGATTTAGTGAAATGGCCATGGTATTCGAGAATATTTCCCGTTTCACTCTACCTGATACGTCATGTAGATGAAGGGAAGGACGAACTCAATTTTTCCGAATGGGAAGATTTAAAACCCTCCGAAAAAGCCGATCTCGCCGAGAAAATTTTAGAGGAGATAGAAGAAGGAGAAATGCCTCTTTGGGACTATAAAATTTTACATCCGGAAGCCAAACTGGACCAGGAAGATATGGAAACTGTTCGTGATTGGTTACAAACATATGCGGAGAAGTGA
- a CDS encoding NfeD family protein gives MMNFLQDGHTISYLWIGVGLFLMVAELFIPGTFVVFLGISAVMVGSLSYFFEFNIWIQAGLWAGCSGFLILLGGAALRRFFPSNSERAVLNPEDGPGRIVPVIKDILVERKGGRILFQGTEWDAVSKTKRIPSGRKAEIIERENLTFIVKPVDLPDES, from the coding sequence ATGATGAACTTTCTACAAGATGGACATACGATTAGCTACCTTTGGATCGGCGTAGGCCTTTTCTTAATGGTTGCCGAGTTATTCATACCGGGAACCTTCGTCGTATTTTTGGGAATTTCTGCGGTCATGGTAGGTTCTCTTTCCTATTTTTTTGAATTCAATATATGGATCCAAGCCGGGTTATGGGCAGGCTGCTCGGGTTTCTTAATTTTACTCGGAGGCGCGGCTCTTCGTAGATTTTTCCCTTCTAATAGCGAGCGCGCCGTCTTAAATCCTGAAGACGGCCCCGGCAGAATCGTTCCCGTAATAAAAGATATTTTGGTGGAAAGAAAGGGTGGAAGAATTTTATTCCAAGGCACAGAATGGGATGCCGTGAGTAAAACCAAACGGATTCCCTCGGGACGCAAAGCTGAGATTATCGAAAGGGAAAATTTGACCTTTATCGTTAAACCCGTCGATTTACCCGACGAGTCTTAA